A genomic stretch from Schistosoma haematobium chromosome 4, whole genome shotgun sequence includes:
- the ZSWIM3_5 gene encoding Zinc finger, SWIM-type containing 3 (EggNog:ENOG410V4MZ~COG:S): MKSCGDQEITITVDGSENMSGMIRFDSHSGSWHWCSGLKWAGLADTGPIRTLGCPYQSNVIGLAQCEDCTSLTLDPSTWKHEWRKASIWWFDKFVGLNFFDFEAKLMRVPQSSNVHVKKERSAIKVRSVNSSGNCKKKQNERFVLFCSITDHATPSTSQTNTECPVAVDTSDVSKMLMRPRHLTSCDHFREAIDLFQKMTWTHYVVRDSRLNIEKPEIRYEYVVHVCSFGHKKKPEGYVQRVKGSKFGGCKAMFRLRYAVNQFVISSSRMIHNHPCDEKCLKNDPWFRKLSEDQLKAVLPMVKTGSSAESIVKYAEENYEKTITVHYVNSLKYKFVERKLIPYIYGFLGCGSLNDVIATLRNNGKLFVSYGGVANQVTKIAFSTHEQIVTYKRFPEVVCLDSTYRGDYRPFQLVCTDNCEHGVPAMFAWTEEEKKVDVVWILDHFKKIMNGTSQTETFVMDCARSIISAVELTHRTAHIALCSFHMCRAICKKTRNPITKQYLCQLVREQTVTKFNETSRIISVRSRRIAAYLNKNWMSGKETWAAAFNSNVVTLGNNTNNRVESAHRQLKKKLSNRDALSKCIWKTFTWQRQLDKRRSLQSSLHCSHKSRYIAKDCLLPLLSKPTTYAGFIVLKDYKNGD, from the exons ATGAAATCGTGTGGCGATCAAGAAATAACGATAACTGTAGATGGTTCCGAAAA tatgtctggaatgattcgattcgattctcatagtggaagctggcattggtgttctggactcaagtgggcGGGCTTGGCGGAcacaggaccaataaggacgctaggatGCCCATAccagtcgaacgtcattggtttggcacagtgcgaaGATTGTACAAGTCTTACTTTg GATCCATCAACATGGAAACATGAATGGAGAAAAGCTTCCATTTGGTGGTTTGATAAATTCGTAGGTTTGAATTTCTTTGATTTTGAAGCTAAATTGATGAGAGTCCCACAATCTTCAAATGTTCACGTGAAAAAGGAACGGTCAGCAATTAAGGTGCGTAGCGTAAATAGCAGTGGGAATTGCAAAAAGAA GCAGAATGAAAGATTTGTTCTTTTCTGCAGTATTACGGATCACGCTACTCCATCAACCAGTCAGACTAATACTGAGTGTCCAGTGGCTGTGGATACCAGTGATGTCTCCAAAATGCTCATGAGACCCAGGCACCTGACAAGCTGTGACCATTTCAGAGAAGCTATCGATCTGTTTCAAAAG ATGACTTGGACTCATTATGTTGTACGTGACAGCAGGCTGAACATAGAAAAGCCGGAAATTCGCTATGAGTATGTAGTGCATGTATGTTCTTTTGGACATAAAAAGAAGCCGGAGGGCTATGTTCAGAGAGTAAAAGg ATCAAAGTTTGGTGGTTGCAAGGCCATGTTTCGTTTACGGTATGCTGTGAACCAGTTCGTCATATCATCGTCGAGGATGATACATAACCATCCTTGTGATGAAAAGTGCTTGAAAAATGATCCTTGGTTCAGAAAACTAAGTGAAGATCAGTTGAAGGCTGTTCTACCGATGGTTAAGACTGGAAGTAGTGCTGAATCTATTGTTAAGTATGCAGAAGAAAATTACGAAAAGACAATAACAGTGCATTATGTCaatagtttaaaatataaatttgtcgAACGTAAGCTTATCCCATATATCTACGGTTTTTTAGGTTGTGGAAGTTTAAACGATGTAATTGCAACCTTACGGAACAACGGAAAATTGTTCGTTTCTTATGGGGGTGTGGCTAACCAGGTCACAAAGATAGCATTTAGCACACACGAGCAAATTGTAACGTACAAACGGTTCCCTGAAGTTGTGTGTTTGGATTCAACATACAGGgggga TTATAGACCTTTCCAGTTGGTTTGTACAGATAACTGCGAGCATGGAGTCCCAGCTATGTTTGCTTGGACCGAGGAAGAGAAGAAGGTTGATGTAGTATGGATACTGGATCATTTTAAAAAGATCATGAACGGGACCAGTCAAACGGAAACGTTTGTGATGGATTGTGCAAGGTCCATCATATCCGCTGTTGAATTAACGCACCGTACTGCTCACATAGCTCTATGCTCTTTTCACATGTGTAGAGCTATATGTAAGAAGACCCGCAATCCAATAACCAAGCAGTACTTATGTCAACTGGTGCGTGAACAAACAGTGACTAAGTTTAATGAGACAAGTCGCATAATCAGTGTACGCAGCAGACGCATCGCAGCCTACTTAAACAAGAACTGGATGAGTGGGAAAGAAACTTGGGCCGCAGCTTTCAATAGCAATGTCGTTACGTTGGGTAACAACACGAACAACCGGGTTGAAAGTGCGCACAGACAACTGAAGAAAAAGTTGTCTAACCGAGATGCGTTGAGTAAATGTATATGGAAAACATTTACATGGCAGAGGCAATTAGACAAACGTAGGTCACTACAATCAAGCTTACACTGTAGTCACAAAAGCAGATACATAGCTAAAGATTGCTTACTGCCTCTACTAAGCAAGCCAACCACCTATGCCGGCTTTATAGTCCTTAAAGACTATAAAAACGGAGACTGA
- the RPP30 gene encoding Ribonuclease P protein subunit p30 (EggNog:ENOG41KOG2363~COG:A~BUSCO:EOG091G0LMY) has product MEGNYFDLDIPFEAMNAHLLARLLDCGYYYVAVSQSVSVDDFNFEVKSDSTTRKKNKEERQAMRQNLTAKLEPPSPDVLQAYINESSMFRASVSPSAILCKPRIFTRLTIYCNNAENAGLFFRQFEDKLGAFDVVSFCPTSNSAFAYACEKAVNIDLISLDLTKSSEIRLLSKQCNLMMSRGIHLEFQLAPVLRSSSGTYSARTVLSQYFSSLLCIARKSFTNMIVVSSGASSGWEVRRPVAVSAMLGCLGLQPQEATHSCLTKAPFAVVTHGLIRSKTVHGAAALLKLLSMPNVSSIVVKPTVNKQTTDEASCVEDQLPCKKIKLTQ; this is encoded by the coding sequence ATGGAAGGGAATTACTTCGATCTTGATATTCCTTTTGAAGCAATGAACGCGCACCTCCTTGCACGCTTGCTTGATTGTGGATATTACTATGTGGCGGTCAGTCAGTCTGTATCAGTAGATGACTTCAATTTCGAAGTTAAATCAGATTCCACTACTAGGaagaaaaacaaagaagaaaGACAAGCTATGCGTCAGAACCTCACTGCTAAGTTAGAACCCCCTtctccagatgttcttcaagcTTATATTAATGAAAGTAGTATGTTCAGAGCTTCCGTGTCGCCTTCCGCTATATTATGTAAACCACGAATATTCACACGTTTGACTATATATTGCAATAATGCTGAAAATGCCGGTTTATTCTTCCGTCAATTTGAGGATAAACTTGGTGCCTTCGACGTTGTGAGTTTCTGTCCTACTTCCAATAGCGCTTTTGCATATGCATGTGAAAAGGCTGTGAATATTGACCTTATATCTTTAGACCTTACAAAATCAAGTGAAATTCGACTGTTAAGTAAACAATGCAATTTGATGATGTCACGAGGTATTCACTTAGAATTCCAACTTGCTCCAGTACTTCGCTCTTCCTCTGGAACCTATAGCGCACGTACAGTCTTATCACAGTATTTCAGCAGCTTACTCTGCATAGCACGGAAGTCATTTACAAATATGATAGTCGTCAGTTCCGGGGCGTCAAGCGGGTGGGAAGTCCGTCGACCAGTGGCTGTATCTGCAATGCTTGGTTGTCTAGGTCTGCAACCTCAGGAGGCAACTCACTCTTGTCTTACCAAGGCGCCTTTCGCAGTAGTGACTCATGGTCTTATACGAAGCAAAACAGTACATGGTGCAGCTGCACTGCTTAAACTTTTGTCTATGCCGAATGTATCTTCTATCGTTGTTAAACCTactgtaaataaacaaactacaGACGAAGCTAGTTGTGTAGAAGATCAATTACCTTGTAAGAAGATAAAACTGACGCAGTGA